A part of Carettochelys insculpta isolate YL-2023 chromosome 1, ASM3395843v1, whole genome shotgun sequence genomic DNA contains:
- the LOC142003036 gene encoding olfactory receptor 51G2-like, producing the protein MSTVNDTKLNSATFLLSGVPGQEDINLCISVSFCLLYVISIVGNSVILFIIKKDPSLHEPMYIFLSMLAISDLGLSIVTMPTMLGIFLFNSRVISFNACFAQLFFIHSLQCIESSILLLMAFDRFIAIRYPLRYNSVLTLPRIAKMGLGCVLRGVVVILPLPLLLKQYQYCRDNILFHSYCLNQEVMKMACSDIRVNIILGLFTKLLTMGMDSLLIFLSYVMILKTVLSVASHAECLRALNTCVSHLCAVLLFYTPDISLVVMYRFGSSSPHMLQIVLGYICLFVPPLMNPIVYSVKSKHLRARIIRMFIE; encoded by the coding sequence ATGTCCACTGTCAACGACACCAAACTCAACTCAGCAACATTCCTTCTCAGTGGGGTACCTGGGCAGGAAGACATTAATCTTTGTATCTCTGTCTCCTTTTGCTTACTGTATGTTATTTCGATAGTAGGAAATTCCGTCATTCTCTTCATTATAAAAAAGgatccaagcctccatgagcccatgtacattttcctttccatgttagCCATCTCAGACCTTGGCTTATCAATAGTTACTATGCCAACAATGCTGGGCATTTTCTTGTTCAATTCTAGGGTGATCAGCTTCAATGCCTGTTTTGCTCAACTATTTTTTATCCACTCACTTCAATGTATTGAATCCTCCATACTCCTGCTGATGGCCTTTGACCGCTTCATCGCGATCCGTTACCCACTAAGATACAATTCCGTATTAACCCTGCCTAGAATAGCCAAGATGGGACTGGGATGTGTGCTAAGAGGAGTGGTTGTAATACTCCCACTCCCCCTTCTTCTGAAACAGTACCAATATTGCCGAGATAATATCCTCTTCCACTCCTATTGTCTGAACCAGGAGGTCATGAAGATGGCTTGTTCGGACATAAGAGTCAACATTATCTTGGGCTTGTTTACTAAACTGTTAACGATGGGAATGGACTCACTGCTCATCTTCCTCTCCTATGTGATGATCCTCAAAACAGTGCTGAGTGTCGCATCCCATGCAGAGTGCCTCAGGGCCCTGAACACCTGTGTCTCCCACCTCTGCGCCGTCCTGCTCTTCTACACCCCAGATATCAGCCTGGTTGTGATGTACAGATTTGGGAGTAGCTCTCCTCACATGCTTCAGATTGTCCTGGGCTACATCTGCCTGTTCGTCCCACCTCTGATGAACCCAATcgtgtacagtgtgaaaagcaaacacctccGTGCAAGGATCATCAGGATGTTCATTGAGTGA